The genomic region TTACCACCTTAACGGCGGAACGAATGACAGCGGTAACCCCGCTTCGTACACTGTAGAAACGGAAACGATCACTCTAGAGCCCGCAGTAAAAAAAGGGTATATTATGGATTGGTATGATAATGCAGCTTGCAGCGGTTATCCTGTAACGTCCATCAAAAAAGGTAGTACGGATAATAAAGAGCTGTGGGCAAAGTGGAAAATCGCTACTTATAACATTAGCTACTACCTCTACGGGGGAACAAACCATGCCGACAACCCTGCAAACTACACGATGGAAACGGAGACAATCACGCTAAAACCCGCAAAAAGAACAGGCTATAACTTTGATGGCTGGTATAAGGTATATCTCAGTCCCAGCGGCCATATTTCAAGCTATCCTTCAAACCAAATCAAAAAAGGTAGTACGGGTGATAAATTGTTTGATGCAAAGTGGAAAGCCGTTACTTATACCATCACCTATCACCTTAACGGGGGAAGCCATAGCGGTAACCCTGTATCTTACAATGTAGAAAGGGAAATATGGCTAAAGGACGCAGAACGAACAGGCGCTACCTTTAAGGGCTGGTATGATAATGCAGCTTGCAACGGTTATCCTGTAACGTACATCGAAAAAGGCAGTACCGGGAATAAAGAGTTTTGGGCAAAGTTTCTTGAAAACTACTCCATCACCTATAACCTCAACGGGGGAAGCGGCAGCGATAACCCTGTCTCTTACAATGCAGAAACGGAAACGATTATCTTAAAGGATACAAGCAAAGCAAACTACACCTTTAAGGGCTGGTATGATAATGCAGCTTGCAGCGGTTCTCCCGTAACGCAAATTGCGAAGGGAAGCGTCGGCGATAAAACCTTTTGGGCAAAGTGGGAAGCGATTTCTTATGCCATTACCTATAACCTTAACGGGGGAAGCCACAGCGGTAACCCTGCCTCTTACAATGTAGAAACGGAAACGATTACCTTAAAGAATGCAAGCAAAGCAAACTATACCTTTAAGGGCTGGTATGATGATGCAGCTTGCAGCGGTTCTCCCGTAACGCAAATTGCGAAGGGAAGCGTCGGCGATAAAACCTTTTGGGCAAAGTGGGAAGCGATTTCTTATGCCATTACCTATAACCTCGACGGGGGAGAAAACCATGCCGATAATCCCGCACACTACACGGTAGAAACGGAAACAATCACACTAAAGGACGCAGAAAGAACAGGAGCTACCTTTAAGGGCTGGTATGATAATGCAGCTTGCAGCGGTACTCCTGTAACGCAAATTGCAAAGGGAAGCGCTGGCGATAAAACCTTTTGGGCAAAGTGGAAGATGAGCAAATACACAGTAAGCTTCGGCGTTGAAGGCGAACACGGCACGCTTACGGCACAGGCAGAAGGCATAGCGGCAACGGCGGATAGCCCCATAACCGTCGAACACGGCAAAACGGTAACCTTTACCGCAGAGCCTGCTGCGGATTACAAGGTAACCAAATGGACGGTTACGCCTGCCGATGCACTGCAAACAGGCGGCGACAGCACAACGGTAAAGGTGAGTGCAGCTACAGAGGTAAAAGTAACATTCACTCCTTCTTTTGATAAAACTTACACGGTAGACGGTGTCAGCTTTACGATGAAAGGCATTGATGCAGTAACGGACGGAATCGTTGGGCATGATGAGTATTGGGTTACTAACAAACCTCACACGGTAAGCCTGACTGCGTATCGTATAGGAGAGACGGAAGTAACGCAGGAGCTGTGGCAGGCAGTGATGGGTAATAATCCGAGCGAGTTTAAAGGAGCTGAAAATCCGCCTGACGGCAGTGAAGTGCAGGAAAAACGGCCGGTGGAGAGAGTGAATTGGTATGAGTGTATAGCGTTCTGCAATGAGCTGACGAAGCAGGCGGGATTAGGAGAGAGTGAATGTTTGTACTATAGCGATGCAGGCTATACGAAAGTGTATACAAAAGAAGATGCCGGTGAAACAAAAGAGGTGCATTTGTATACAGCCATGAATAAGAAAGGATTCCGGTTACCGACGGAGGCTGAATGGGAATGGGCAGCGAAGGGCGGCGCAAATGTTAAATGGGCAGGAACGAACGATGAAGATACGCTTGGAAACTATGCGTGGTTCTATAAAAACAGCAACCATAAAACCCACCAAGTAAAACTGAAATTACCGAACGGGTACGGCTTATACGACATGAGCGGGAACGTCGAGGAATGGTGCTGGGACAGGTACGATAAATTGCCCGATCCGCTGCCGGCGGACTACGCGGGCGCTGCCTTCAGTATGGATGGGCATGTGTGTCGAGGCGGCGAGTGTGCCAGCAGCAGTTCCGAGAGTTTCATTTCGCGCGTCTCTCGGCACTTTAATCACCCCTACCAGCCCTACGTCTACGGCTACTGTCCTCTTGGCTTGCGTGTGGTCTCGCGCCCGTGAAAATCGGATATCCGTGTACTGTCCAAGAATTGACTTCCTTGTCAATTCTTGAACTCTGTATCAAAATTTCAAAAAATACGCTAGATAGCTATCAGTACATACTTTAACAACTTATCAACACGTCTCATCATTAAAGCAAATCTCTGACTGTAAGAAAGATTGTAAGAAAAACGAGCAAGCGCAGCAAGACCTTGTTACGGCAGGATTGTAGGCAGCTTGCTTGCTATATCCGAATTACCGGAATCGATCGGTGATTCGGCGGCGAAGTAAGTTATCGAGGTTGCTTACTTCGCTGTTTTACGGCGGAAAGCGCATGGGGCAACCTCGAAATAGCCTTATGCGCTTTTTTTATGCCTTGCAGAGGATTGAGCCTCCGCGTTTGATGCAAGTTCAGAGTAAGGCAGAGCGCAAGCCGCCTACTCTTCGGAGTAGGTGAGCAAAAATCACCGCATCTTAGTCGCTGTGTACGGCGATGAAAAAATAGGCTTGTGAGGTGTTCCGACTTAGGGCGGTTGAGGGTTTTAGAAACCGCCCATCTTTTTACAGCGTACCGAAAACGAGCATCACTCTGTTTCGGCGAGGATGCACAAAAGGAATGGTACTACAGGGAAGGGGTGTTGAGACTGCATCTATATCGGCAACAGTCAAGATTATATCCTAGTCTTGAGTATTGCCTGTATAGAAAATGTTTAGCAGGTAGTGGGTAATCGTTATATCTGTTTACATTTTTTGTAATTCGTTATCTATCGCCTTGAGCTGTTCGCGAATAGCCGCTATGCGCGAATGATTATCCGGTTCTTCTCCGGTAACGAGATATTCAACAGAGACACCGAAAAATTTAGCAATGCGCAATACATCATCGGCACGAGGAAGATTGCGCGCCTTTCGCATAGAATTATAGGTATTTAAGCTATTAAAAGATAATCCTTCTATAGATTGTATCATCATTTCGATAGTCATATTCTTTTTCTTAGCCAACTCTTTAACTGTTTCAAAAAAAACAAGAAAGTCAATATTCATACAAGCTATTATAGACATAAAAAAAATAAAAACAAGTAGAAAAAAATATTTTTTATGTTTTTTTAGACATAAAACTATTGACAAAATGTTATAAAAGACCTATAATAACTGCGCAAAGTGTTAGAAAAGACATTTTAAATATTAAACTTTCCAAATCACAGAGGAGAAACGAATATGACAGCATTAGAGAAAATGGCGCTTAAGATTGCCAGACAACAAGAAAAAAACGCAAAAAAAGAGAATGAAAAGCGTGAACAGCTTGCAGCAGGTTTTGCCTTCGTTAAGCCAGTTTCAGCAAGCGCAAAAAAAGTTATTCAGCAGCTAGAAGCGATGATGATAGACGGCTATGCAAAAATTGATAATACGAACGGCTCTTTTATGCCGGTTGTTGTTGAGCAGGTTGGAGCAAATCAAATATCAATCGCTCACTACTACGAGCAAAACGGCGATTTAATGGCCGATCCTGAAATCGTTTTTGTGAAAAAAGAGTATTCATACGGCGTTGAATACTATCCTATCTATGAAAGAATGAGCGGTCTAGGTTCAGATATAGAGCTGGTGATATTCAAGAACCGCAAACCGAAGTTGATTAGCCGACTGCAAAAACAAGCAGCGAGCTTTTGTACCGATTGGATGCGCACAATAACAATGCAGCAAGGCATAGGCAAGTAAATAGCGATGACACCGCCGGGAAACCTCCGGCGGAAATGCAGCAAGCTATAAACATAGTAGAAACTTGATTAACCGTGCTGATTTTTGAGGATTTGAAAAATGAGTGTTTTGATTTCTTGCAGCTCTTTCGCTAGAGAGGCGGTCAAGACTTGTAGCTGTTCAATCTGTTGTGATTGCTCTTGAGTGATAGTTTTTCCTTCACTTGCATAAGCGGTTACCGCATCAATGACATACTGTGTCCGCGTTTTATTTGAGTTTTTAGCCTTTTTGTCTAAATACTCTTTAAAATCTAAAGGTAAATTGAACGATGTAGCAATATTGGTACTCATACTATGAATATACCATAAGAAGCTAAAAACGTCATTAGAAAAACAAAAAAAAGCTAAAAAATCGCTAAAAGTTCATAAAAACTCTTGACAAAAAGCTATTATACAGCTATTATGATAATATCAATAGCTAATAAAAAGCTATAACAAACCTAAAACATAGAGGAGCACCAACCATGAAATACTTTACAAAAAAAATGACATTAGACGAAGTGAAAGCAGCATACAGAGCAGCGGCGATGAAGCTGCATCCTGATAGAGGCGGCAGCACAGAGGCAATGCAGCAGCTGAATGCCGAATTTGAAGTTGCATTTGCGATAGCGCAAAAATTCGAGAAAGCGGAACCGACGTATTCCAAACGGCAACCTAAAACAGCAGAAAGTGCAGGCAGCTACCGGCGGCAGTTTTACACCGTGAACAACTGGCAGGGTGAACGTTATGATTGCAACCTTTCAATAAAAGACATTGCGCAGTTAATCCGTGAATATGTTAAAAATGCGTATCCTACATATCGGTTTTCGATTACCTTAAACTGCCGTTTCCACACTATCAACGTAGCTTTGATGGAGTATCCGGTAGAGCTTACAAACCGCACATTGCTACGTGATTACCTCTATACGACACCAATATATATTCCGTCAAAAGGCTATATCAATGTTAACGAGATCAGCGAAGGAAATAAAGAAAAATGGATTGCTTATCGGCTGAAAACAGCGAATCGCAAAAAAGATTTTTGTAAATCCGATACGTGGTTAAATCCTGTTGTTTTCGCAGTTTTGCAAGACGTTCAAGATTTTATGAACTCGTACAACTACGATAATAGCAATCCGATGATTGATTATTTCAGCACGAATTTTTACGGCTATGTACAAATTGGCAAAGAAGGAAAGCCTGCGGAGTTTGTAGAACGCACGGCGCGCGTCAATCCTACAAAAAAGACAAAGAGCGTTAAACGGCTTACCGCATAACAATAATCTAACTGCCGGATATACTCCGGCGGCTAAACAAATAAAATCTACCGCTTCAAAAAAATCGACGCGGTAGATACTGAAGAAGGAGCACATTATGAATAAACATACAGCATTAAACAGTCTTGTTATTGAAGGTATCGGCTCTAACTATGTCGATGGAACATTCACTCTTACATATCATGGTGATCATACGGAGGATTTTAGCATAACTGCTGTTATTTTTCCTCAATCTTTAAAAGAATGCTTATCGGCTAAATTTGAACAAACTTCTGAAATTACATTAAGAATTGTAGGCGGCCTTATGTGCGATGCCGACTGTGTTCAGTTGGCAGTCGATCATGTTGCGCTTTTAAATTTTGAAAAAAATATCGCATGATGTTCGTTTCGCCGGAAAACCTCCGGCAGACGTGTTTCTCTTTGGAGGATTAAACAATAATTACGATGGGAGGATGTCGCTATGACATACGTTAAAAAGGTTAAAATTTTTTGCGCAAACGATGAAGAGCGTTTAGAAAACAAACTTAATGATTTTCTTTCAAAAGAAATAGAGAAAGGTTTCCACATCATTAGCATTCAATATCAACTTACAAGCGCGTATGACGCATCATCGATAATACACGACATTGTAGAAACATTTTCCTGCATGGTGTACTACAGCGAACCGGTAGAGGAATAATCGATGATTACTATTCAAAATGAAAGCCTTGAAATCGGCTATGAAGTAGGGTTGATTGAAACAAGCCTTTCTAACGGATGGATAGTAAAACAGTGCTTTAACTGGTTTATCGATTATGACGGTGTGCAAGTAGAATACGCTCCGGATGCGATGGAAGTCATCGGCGCGGAAGAAATAGAAGAATACAGCGCGGAAGAACGCGCGGCGTTAGACAAATGCGAATGGCATACATACGATTTAAAAACAGAAATCTACAGCAGTAAATATTATCGACAAGCAAAAAAAGAATTTAAAGAAAGTTTAGATCTATACGCCTACTATGGTGTATCGGAAAAAGATTTTTATTGATATATGGGAGGGTGGCAGATGTGCGGAAAACGTCATGTAGAAATGACAAAAAAAGAGCTTACCGAAGCTCGAAAAAATGCAATACGGAACATGATTTATTTCCGTAATGATAAGCCGTTGTATATATTTTGGCGGAATGTTTTTCGCCATTATTGCAATATGGAAAAGGAGATGCAATGAAACTGTATTTATCCGGCGCAATAAGCGCTAATCCGAATTACAAAAATAATTTTGAAACCGCCCGTAAGCGGCTCAATGACGCGGGGTATGCAGTTGTATCTCCGACCATTTTTTGTGATGAAAGCATGAGCTGGGAGCAACGGCTAAGGCGGCGCATGCAAGTCATTTCAACATGCAGAAATATTGCGCTCATAGTAACGGAATATCAATCTGCTAGTACCAATCTTGAATTAGAGATAGCAAGAGTTCTTTCTATGCAGGTTAAAACGGTTGAAGAATGGATTGAATACGCCGAGCGGCAAAAGCAGCATCGCGGTTTATGCCGACGATGGGAGATGAGAGGATGAGCGGCAGTGAAATACTTTTTATCATCTTTGTCTGTCTTGGCGGCGGATATCTTCTCGGGCGCGCTCATGCGTTTACAAAAACAGTTTTTAATGATGTTCATGCTCAGAATAACAAACAAGAAATCGCTCTTGCCTATATCAAAAATCAAGAGTCGCAAATCGAACAATCAATAAAAAAAATCGATACCGTGCTTGCTGAAATTATTGAACAGATGGAAACAACAAAATAATAGCTATAAGCATAATGCACTTTAAGGAGGAATTAACATGGCAGTTATTGTAGCAGTAATGGGAGAAAGCGGGACGGGTAAATCAACCAGTTTACGCAATTTTCAAAAAGGAGAAGCATCGGTAATCAACGTATCAAAAAAGCCGCTTCCTTTCCGTAATACGTTATCGGTTTTTAAAACGGATAACTATCAAGAAGTTCAGGCGATGATTAAACGAGCACAGGCAAAAAGTGTTGTTATAGATGATGCGCAATATCTGATGGCTTTTGAGTATATGCACCGCGCAAAAGAAAAGGGATATGAAAAATTTACCGACATCGGCGCGAATTTTTTCAACCTTACACAAACAGCAATAGCACTCCCTGATGATAAGATTATTTATTTTCTTTTTCATATTGAACGGACAAAAGACGGTAACGAAAAATGTAAAACGATTGGGCAGCTACTCGATGAGAAAATAACGCTTGAAGGGCTTTTTACCATCGTTTTAAAAACAGTCGTTCTATTAGACGGAAACAATCAGCGACAGTTCTGTTTTGCAACGGTCAATAACGGTAGTGATACGGTCAAAACGCCGATGGGAATGTTCGCAGAGCCGCTTATTCCGAATGATTTAAAAGTGGTTGATACGGTTATCCGTGAATATTACGGAATGCCGGAGAATGTTTTTATACAGCATTCACATAATGAAGCGCCGCAAGAGAGCCCCCAAGGCAATCGGCAACAGACCGGTATACAGCAAGTACCCCCGCAAAACAGGAAACAGCAGTCGTCTATTTTAAGTTTTGCAAAATCGTATAAGGAGATGTAAGCGAATGAAGAAAAAAGATGTTTTTACTTTCGATGAGCGCTTCCATGTATACCGGCTAAACGGCGAAATCATTCCATCCGTTACAAAAATTATCTGCACTATTGCAGGGAAAGATTTATCACACATTCCCCCTGAGATTTTAAAGAAGGCAGCGGAGCGCGGTACGGCAATTCATAAAGAAATTGAAACGGGCGTTATTGAGTCGATGGAAGCGAAATGGATTGAACAAAATATCGTCCGTGCATCCTGCCAATTTGAACAGAAGTTTTATCATACCGTGGATGATTTTACCTATGCAGGAACTGCCGACATTGTTGCAAGCGATATGCTTTTTGATATTAAAACACAGAAAGAAGCGGACGTATTGAGCTGGGCGCTCCAACTGAACCTGTACAATCTCTTTCTCAAAAAGAAGTATTTAAAGGTCTTGCATACACCGAATACCGGTAATTTTTCGGTTGTCGATATTCCGGTTTTATCGATGCAGCAGCTACAAGAAATCATTATTGCCTATGTGCAAGGTATCCGATTACGGGAGGATTTTATGAACACACAGGAAGACAAAAAAGAAGTTGTCGAAATGCCGCCGCTTGATCTCAATCTTACGGTTGTTGAACAGAATATCGGCACACTGAATACAAACGCCGCACAGCTATTAGAACGAGTTAAAGAGCGTCTCGCATTTTATTCGATAGATCGCTATAGCGGCGAAAACATCGCAGCGGCAAAAAAGGATAAGGCAGAGTTAAACAACGCGGCACAAATGCTCAATGCAGAGCGCATCCGCATTGAGAAAGAATTTATGAAGCCGATTGAAACATTCAAAGCAACTGTTTCAGAAACGGTAAGTCTCATCAAAGAATGCTCGGCAAATATTGATGTAATTGTCAAAGAAGTTGAGCAAAAGGAAAAAGATAATAAGAAAGCGATCATTATCGAATACTTTGAATCGCTTCATTTTTCACTTGTTGATTTTGACATGCTGTTTAATCCGAAGTGGCTTAATAAAACAACAAAGCTCAAAGACATTCAAGACGAGATACGCGGGCGGATTGAAAAGATTGAAGCCGATTTAAGTGTTCTTGACCGTATCGGAGAAGCGGAAGCGAAGCAATATTATTTATCAACACTGAACCTCGATGCGGCTCTTGCAAAAGCGGATGAAATCAAAGCAAATCGCGAACGACTTGCAGCGCTTGAAAAAGCACAGGCAGCACAAAAAGAGCAAGCATTGTCTGAAAGAGGACAAATTGACAGCGATGCTGGCGGTGAAGAAAATCTCCATGCGGACGGATCTTGGTGCCCACCTTCGCCGTCTTTCTCCGATTCGGCACAGACAGAAACGGTGCCACAAGAAAAAGAAGAAAAATTACAAGTTACTTTTACAGTAATCGGAACGGCAGATCAGTTAGTTTCCCTTCAAACGTATATGGAAAATGCACAGCTGCGCTATACATTTCAATAGGAGGATAAGAATATGTTTAATGATTATCAGGTCGATGAGGGTTATTTTAACAACAATTTCAAAGCAGGTGAATGGGAATGCACCATCACCAAAGTAGAAGAAAAAATATCAAAGAAGAATAATCCGATGCTCGCTCTTTCGTTTACGATTGATGAGCAAGGGACGCTGTATTACTACATTGTCGATGATGTAAGTTCCGAAGACGCATGGAGACGGCGTAATCAAAACTTAACTCGCTTTTTTGATTGTTTTTCAATCCAGCGTGGAGACTTTAATTATAACTCATGGATTGGGAAAAGAGGCATTATCAAAATCGACAAGCGCGCTCCGAATGAGAATGGAGAACAAAAAGGTTTTGAAGTAAAAGCTTTAATCGTACCGCAACAAATGCAGCAAAACAATAATAACGGAGCTTATCCGCAGCAACGAAATACAACGCCTAATCACCCTACATACCCTCAACAAGGACGGTCGCGCCCACATCCGCAAGGACAGAGAGCGGCGGTGACTAATGGATATCAAAGCTATAATCAAACACCCCCGCAAAACGGTTATCAGCAAAGACCGTCGGCGTATCAAGGAGCGGTGCCGCAGGATACACAGACTGCTACTACCGATCCTGAAAATTTTGACAATATACCATTTTAATTGGTAAGGAAGGAAAAAAAGAATAACTGCCTGCCGTTTTCTCGCGCTTGAAACGACAGGCAGTATCCTTAGCGACTATTTTACACTATGGGAGGGAAAGTGTATACAGCAAGCGCAGTTGCAGAAAAAGCGCATGTCAATCCCGCGGAAGTGCGGTATTTTGCGCGGAAGTATAACATACCAAAAATCACGATTGAAAATAAACAGCTCTTTATTTTTGACAAAAAAGAGTATCGGCTTTTTCTTCTTTATAAGAATATCTGTAAAGAGAAAAAAGAGAATAAAAAGCAACTGCACTTTTCATTTTATGATAATCAGAAATGCGTTATACAAAAACAAAACATCATCAGCAGAAAAGATGTACAGCGTGAAAAAACACTGATAAAAAAACTCTGCGCACTCTTACAAAAAGCGGGTAGTAACGGCATAGATAAAAACATTCTACAAACAGCATTAAAAATCGATAAAAAGCAGCTTGAAAATATTTTAAATAAAAACACTTCGCTCCCCATCGCGGAAGATGAAACGATAGATAATAACCTGTATTGGGTTGGAGTATAAGGAGAAAACAATGAAATTTGACAAATCGAGAGTATACACCGCGGTTAATGCGGATGAATTAAAGGTCGGCAGTAAAGTTATTTGTGCCGATACGCTAGCATTATTAAAAGCACGTGTTGAACATTTTGGTGTAAGCTACAACGCATACGAAGTATTACGAGAAATTTTCCCTGATGATGAAGAATATCGATTTTGCGTAGGTTTTGGCGATGAAGTGACGTATGCTTTTGCGTATTTTGTTGAAAGGCCTGATGAACACCCCTTTGGCAAATGTTACGGCTGTGGCTATGTATTTAATTCTGAATTGCGCTTTGACTACGATATAAAATATTGTCCGCGGTGCGGGATGGAAATTGACAGCCACTTTCCGACTGATTTTTAGATGACAGAATAGACAATAACCTATATTGAGTTGGAATAACATAACGCTTTTTTAGGAGGAATATATGAGTGAGAATGAAAGTAAAGCATTGACAGTAAGAGGGTGCCCCGTTC from Treponema vincentii harbors:
- a CDS encoding InlB B-repeat-containing protein yields the protein MERRFGSLLGVLVLLISALTMAGCPKTAVSPQGQTGYAVSFGVEGEPAHGVLTAKIGEKELKNKESAPLGATVVFTARPNDGFKVKEWKVDGKIVNGTENTYSLKISKAVSVTVSFEKTSPPPSPTAKRKVTFSVEGTPANGTLKAMVGSTEIGSGAAVEQGKTVLFKAAPAAGFMVESWTGITPASPNAAEVTHTVTADITVKVTFKKIPSQTFSVTVQAGEHGKALVNPSLLEGNKAAKDTVLLFTATPDDGFVVDKWTIQGGSFEAGTGEDGNSSAKVKVTADVTVRVSFKAKPAGTVQYKVEHWQQNVTGNDYIKVDTEDKTGVTGAMTEAQAKTYTGFRSLGIIQKPIAADGSTVVQIKYDRNLITLTLNLDGGSTTTSLTDGNKLKGRFGSDVPAVANPIKEGYVFSVWNPELPKKFPAENGTYTAQWAKEGDYTITYHLDGDSYNSNPASYNVETATITLNPAIKIGYDFAGWYDNAACSGYPVTHIVKGSTGNKEFWPKWKARSYTITYNLDGGTNNSSNPDSYTVETETIILKPAIKIGYDFLGWYDNAACSGYPVTKIEKGSTRNKAFWAKWEAIYHTITYHLNGGENDTDNPACYMETETITLKPAVKTGYDFLGWYDNAACSGYPRTHIGKGSTGNKTFWAKWEAVTYTITYHLNGGTNDSGNPASYTVETETITLEPAVKKGYIMDWYDNAACSGYPVTSIKKGSTDNKELWAKWKIATYNISYYLYGGTNHADNPANYTMETETITLKPAKRTGYNFDGWYKVYLSPSGHISSYPSNQIKKGSTGDKLFDAKWKAVTYTITYHLNGGSHSGNPVSYNVEREIWLKDAERTGATFKGWYDNAACNGYPVTYIEKGSTGNKEFWAKFLENYSITYNLNGGSGSDNPVSYNAETETIILKDTSKANYTFKGWYDNAACSGSPVTQIAKGSVGDKTFWAKWEAISYAITYNLNGGSHSGNPASYNVETETITLKNASKANYTFKGWYDDAACSGSPVTQIAKGSVGDKTFWAKWEAISYAITYNLDGGENHADNPAHYTVETETITLKDAERTGATFKGWYDNAACSGTPVTQIAKGSAGDKTFWAKWKMSKYTVSFGVEGEHGTLTAQAEGIAATADSPITVEHGKTVTFTAEPAADYKVTKWTVTPADALQTGGDSTTVKVSAATEVKVTFTPSFDKTYTVDGVSFTMKGIDAVTDGIVGHDEYWVTNKPHTVSLTAYRIGETEVTQELWQAVMGNNPSEFKGAENPPDGSEVQEKRPVERVNWYECIAFCNELTKQAGLGESECLYYSDAGYTKVYTKEDAGETKEVHLYTAMNKKGFRLPTEAEWEWAAKGGANVKWAGTNDEDTLGNYAWFYKNSNHKTHQVKLKLPNGYGLYDMSGNVEEWCWDRYDKLPDPLPADYAGAAFSMDGHVCRGGECASSSSESFISRVSRHFNHPYQPYVYGYCPLGLRVVSRP
- a CDS encoding helix-turn-helix domain-containing protein, producing the protein MNIDFLVFFETVKELAKKKNMTIEMMIQSIEGLSFNSLNTYNSMRKARNLPRADDVLRIAKFFGVSVEYLVTGEEPDNHSRIAAIREQLKAIDNELQKM
- a CDS encoding DUF6908 domain-containing protein, whose translation is MTALEKMALKIARQQEKNAKKENEKREQLAAGFAFVKPVSASAKKVIQQLEAMMIDGYAKIDNTNGSFMPVVVEQVGANQISIAHYYEQNGDLMADPEIVFVKKEYSYGVEYYPIYERMSGLGSDIELVIFKNRKPKLISRLQKQAASFCTDWMRTITMQQGIGK
- a CDS encoding LPD29 domain-containing protein, translated to MKYFTKKMTLDEVKAAYRAAAMKLHPDRGGSTEAMQQLNAEFEVAFAIAQKFEKAEPTYSKRQPKTAESAGSYRRQFYTVNNWQGERYDCNLSIKDIAQLIREYVKNAYPTYRFSITLNCRFHTINVALMEYPVELTNRTLLRDYLYTTPIYIPSKGYINVNEISEGNKEKWIAYRLKTANRKKDFCKSDTWLNPVVFAVLQDVQDFMNSYNYDNSNPMIDYFSTNFYGYVQIGKEGKPAEFVERTARVNPTKKTKSVKRLTA
- a CDS encoding sporulation protein Cse60, which encodes MTYVKKVKIFCANDEERLENKLNDFLSKEIEKGFHIISIQYQLTSAYDASSIIHDIVETFSCMVYYSEPVEE
- a CDS encoding DUF4406 domain-containing protein, which gives rise to MKLYLSGAISANPNYKNNFETARKRLNDAGYAVVSPTIFCDESMSWEQRLRRRMQVISTCRNIALIVTEYQSASTNLELEIARVLSMQVKTVEEWIEYAERQKQHRGLCRRWEMRG
- a CDS encoding AAA family ATPase, encoding MAVIVAVMGESGTGKSTSLRNFQKGEASVINVSKKPLPFRNTLSVFKTDNYQEVQAMIKRAQAKSVVIDDAQYLMAFEYMHRAKEKGYEKFTDIGANFFNLTQTAIALPDDKIIYFLFHIERTKDGNEKCKTIGQLLDEKITLEGLFTIVLKTVVLLDGNNQRQFCFATVNNGSDTVKTPMGMFAEPLIPNDLKVVDTVIREYYGMPENVFIQHSHNEAPQESPQGNRQQTGIQQVPPQNRKQQSSILSFAKSYKEM
- a CDS encoding DUF1351 domain-containing protein, whose amino-acid sequence is MKKKDVFTFDERFHVYRLNGEIIPSVTKIICTIAGKDLSHIPPEILKKAAERGTAIHKEIETGVIESMEAKWIEQNIVRASCQFEQKFYHTVDDFTYAGTADIVASDMLFDIKTQKEADVLSWALQLNLYNLFLKKKYLKVLHTPNTGNFSVVDIPVLSMQQLQEIIIAYVQGIRLREDFMNTQEDKKEVVEMPPLDLNLTVVEQNIGTLNTNAAQLLERVKERLAFYSIDRYSGENIAAAKKDKAELNNAAQMLNAERIRIEKEFMKPIETFKATVSETVSLIKECSANIDVIVKEVEQKEKDNKKAIIIEYFESLHFSLVDFDMLFNPKWLNKTTKLKDIQDEIRGRIEKIEADLSVLDRIGEAEAKQYYLSTLNLDAALAKADEIKANRERLAALEKAQAAQKEQALSERGQIDSDAGGEENLHADGSWCPPSPSFSDSAQTETVPQEKEEKLQVTFTVIGTADQLVSLQTYMENAQLRYTFQ